Proteins encoded together in one Chryseobacterium taklimakanense window:
- a CDS encoding M20/M25/M40 family metallo-hydrolase, translating into MNYTKLFMASAVIAFTFSTAQTQQEMVKSIMNEAYSNSQTEKLAYELVDGIGPRLVGTPKMKQAHDWAINKFKSWGIDARNEQYGEWKSWERGTSSVEMVYPHVKSLEGMQLAFSPATGAKGVTAEVIMLPTFKSKEEFNKWLPKVKGKLVMVSQYQPSGRPEYNWKEFATPESFEKYKKETEAATREWNQSLETLGLTWRTLNKPFEDAGAAGLVLSNWSRGFGVNKIFSAGTKKIPAVDISLEDYGQLYRMLQNGVTPKLKIVANSKDRGMAPTFNTVAEIKGSEKANEYVILSAHLDSWDGGTGATDNATGTVMMMEVARILKKLYPNPKRTIIVGLWGSEEQGLNGSRAYVSAHKDQMPNVQAVFNQDNGTGRIVNVSGSGFVNAYDYLGRWFAAAPSELTREIKFTFPGSPGGGGSDHASFVAAGVPGFMLGSLNWAYGNYTWHTQRDTYDKIVFDDLKNNVALIAILTYMASEDPEKASNEKMRLPVNPRTGKAAEWPSVQEPIRKGGVD; encoded by the coding sequence ATGAACTACACTAAACTTTTTATGGCTTCGGCCGTTATCGCTTTTACATTCTCAACCGCACAAACGCAGCAGGAAATGGTGAAATCGATCATGAATGAAGCCTACAGCAACTCACAAACTGAAAAACTGGCTTATGAGCTGGTGGACGGGATTGGACCAAGGCTCGTTGGAACTCCTAAAATGAAACAGGCACATGACTGGGCCATAAACAAATTCAAGAGCTGGGGCATCGATGCCAGGAATGAACAGTACGGTGAATGGAAATCTTGGGAGCGCGGCACCTCGTCGGTAGAAATGGTTTATCCCCACGTAAAATCCCTGGAAGGTATGCAGCTGGCCTTCAGCCCTGCAACAGGTGCTAAAGGTGTCACCGCAGAAGTGATTATGCTGCCAACCTTTAAATCAAAAGAAGAGTTCAACAAATGGCTTCCAAAAGTAAAAGGCAAGCTGGTTATGGTCTCGCAGTACCAGCCGAGCGGACGCCCGGAGTACAACTGGAAGGAATTTGCGACTCCGGAATCTTTTGAGAAGTATAAAAAAGAAACTGAAGCCGCAACCAGAGAATGGAACCAGTCTCTGGAGACTCTGGGGCTAACCTGGAGAACCCTTAATAAACCTTTTGAGGATGCCGGGGCTGCGGGACTGGTTCTCAGCAACTGGAGCCGCGGTTTTGGAGTCAACAAGATCTTCAGTGCAGGAACGAAGAAAATCCCTGCTGTAGATATTTCGCTTGAGGATTACGGACAACTCTACCGGATGCTCCAGAACGGTGTAACACCAAAGCTAAAAATCGTGGCCAACAGCAAGGATCGGGGCATGGCACCAACCTTCAACACCGTTGCAGAAATCAAGGGAAGCGAAAAAGCCAATGAATACGTTATCCTTTCGGCACACCTCGATTCCTGGGATGGAGGAACCGGTGCCACCGACAACGCGACCGGAACCGTCATGATGATGGAGGTTGCCAGAATCCTGAAGAAGCTCTACCCTAACCCCAAACGAACCATTATTGTGGGGCTTTGGGGCAGTGAAGAACAGGGACTGAACGGCAGCCGCGCCTATGTATCAGCGCATAAAGACCAGATGCCGAATGTACAGGCGGTTTTCAACCAGGATAACGGCACCGGCAGAATTGTGAACGTGAGCGGTTCGGGATTTGTAAATGCCTACGATTATTTAGGCAGATGGTTTGCAGCGGCACCCAGCGAACTTACAAGAGAAATAAAATTTACTTTCCCGGGTTCGCCGGGCGGTGGCGGCAGTGACCACGCTTCGTTCGTCGCGGCCGGTGTTCCTGGCTTTATGCTGGGCTCGCTCAACTGGGCTTACGGAAACTATACCTGGCATACGCAGCGGGACACTTATGACAAGATTGTATTTGATGATTTGAAAAACAACGTTGCACTCATCGCCATCCTCACCTATATGGCCAGCGAAGATCCGGAAAAGGCCTCCAATGAAAAGATGAGGCTTCCTGTCAACCCAAGGACCGGTAAAGCCGCAGAATGGCCGTCAGTGCAGGAACCGATCAGAAAAGGCGGTGTGGACTGA
- a CDS encoding transposase encodes MSQRRKFNSQFKFKVVVEALSERLPLHELAKKHDLHPNQITTWKKEFLKNGAEIFGKEKASEEKKEDVESLYKVIGQQKMEIDFLKKALS; translated from the coding sequence ATGTCACAGAGAAGAAAATTCAATTCGCAGTTTAAGTTCAAGGTTGTCGTAGAAGCCTTGTCGGAGCGTCTTCCACTGCACGAACTTGCCAAAAAGCACGATTTGCATCCCAATCAGATTACAACCTGGAAAAAGGAGTTCCTCAAGAACGGAGCGGAGATTTTCGGTAAGGAGAAGGCTTCAGAAGAGAAAAAAGAAGATGTAGAATCGCTTTACAAAGTGATCGGCCAGCAGAAAATGGAGATTGATTTTTTAAAAAAAGCCTTGTCATGA
- a CDS encoding IS3 family transposase — protein sequence MKQSVSERKTHIGKGEKISVKKQCELLQISRSSHYYKKVPESDLNLKLMEMIDREFMEHPWKGVPRMVQWLNKDCGLLVNKKRVERLYRLMGISASAPGPSTSKKGKGKKHKIFPYLLKNLPITHPNQVWAMDITYIPVRGGYLYLVAIIDLYSRYVVGWSLSNTMTAEWCRDVLDEAIETYGKPEIINTDQGSQFTSDLFTEYVKSHKTIRQSMDGKGRALDNIFVERLWRSVKYENVYLYAYQDGKECYIGLNKYFAYYNHSRRHQSLGYEVPAQMFNQKEKKAA from the coding sequence ATGAAGCAGAGTGTCTCGGAAAGAAAAACACACATCGGCAAGGGGGAAAAAATCAGCGTAAAGAAGCAGTGCGAACTTTTACAGATCTCTCGCAGCAGCCATTATTACAAAAAAGTTCCGGAGAGCGATTTGAACCTGAAGCTGATGGAGATGATAGACAGGGAGTTTATGGAACATCCCTGGAAGGGCGTTCCCAGAATGGTGCAGTGGCTCAATAAAGATTGTGGGCTTTTAGTCAATAAAAAGCGTGTGGAGCGGCTTTACCGACTGATGGGCATCAGCGCTTCTGCTCCCGGACCCAGCACCAGCAAAAAAGGGAAGGGAAAAAAGCATAAAATTTTTCCGTATTTGCTGAAGAACCTGCCCATAACCCATCCCAACCAGGTTTGGGCGATGGACATCACCTATATCCCGGTAAGGGGCGGATACCTGTATCTTGTTGCCATCATCGATCTCTACAGCCGCTATGTGGTGGGCTGGAGCCTGAGCAACACGATGACCGCGGAGTGGTGCCGCGATGTTCTGGATGAAGCCATCGAAACCTACGGAAAGCCTGAAATCATTAATACCGATCAGGGAAGCCAGTTCACTTCAGACTTGTTTACCGAATATGTGAAATCCCACAAAACCATCCGCCAGAGTATGGATGGCAAAGGCCGGGCACTGGACAATATCTTTGTCGAGAGGCTCTGGCGAAGCGTAAAATATGAAAATGTTTATCTTTATGCCTATCAAGACGGAAAAGAGTGCTATATTGGTTTGAACAAGTATTTTGCCTACTACAACCACAGCAGGAGACACCAAAGCTTAGGTTACGAAGTTCCTGCACAAATGTTTAACCAAAAGGAGAAAAAAGCAGCATAA
- a CDS encoding DMT family transporter, with the protein MKFLYLALAIVLEVLGSSFMKASDGFSKLLPTTITIIAYIACFFFLSQALKSIPLGIAYAIWGGLGIVLTALISVIIFKQSLDLPAIIGIILIVTGVFVMNFFSKSSTH; encoded by the coding sequence ATGAAATTTTTATATTTAGCATTAGCGATTGTTCTTGAAGTTTTAGGTTCAAGTTTTATGAAAGCATCTGACGGATTTTCAAAACTTTTACCCACGACAATAACAATAATAGCATATATTGCTTGCTTTTTCTTCCTTTCTCAAGCATTAAAATCAATACCTTTAGGAATTGCTTATGCGATTTGGGGAGGTTTAGGAATTGTCTTAACTGCATTGATTTCAGTAATTATCTTTAAACAATCTTTGGATTTACCAGCAATTATTGGAATTATTTTGATTGTTACAGGTGTTTTTGTTATGAACTTTTTCTCTAAATCTTCAACACACTAA
- a CDS encoding DoxX family protein, which translates to MKPLLVLLSVFSVLLFATKIFRGNYDFASSGRIAMSVMLVFTAVAHFTFTKGMTMMLPDFIPYKTTVVYLTGIIEIVAAVGLFIPSLRIVTAWLLIAFFLLIFPANIFAAINHIDYQKGTSDGNGLTYLWFRIPLQILFIVWTYLSAIKG; encoded by the coding sequence ATGAAACCTTTATTAGTATTACTTTCTGTGTTTTCAGTTTTGCTTTTTGCAACTAAAATTTTTCGTGGCAATTATGACTTTGCCTCGTCAGGAAGAATTGCAATGTCGGTAATGCTTGTGTTTACGGCAGTTGCACATTTCACATTTACCAAAGGTATGACAATGATGTTGCCCGATTTTATACCCTACAAAACGACAGTCGTTTATCTGACAGGAATTATAGAAATTGTGGCAGCAGTTGGACTTTTTATCCCGAGTTTACGAATAGTTACAGCGTGGCTGTTGATTGCATTTTTTCTCCTTATATTTCCTGCAAATATCTTTGCAGCTATAAATCATATTGACTATCAAAAAGGGACTTCTGACGGAAACGGATTGACGTATTTGTGGTTTAGAATACCGTTACAAATTCTGTTTATAGTTTGGACATATCTTTCAGCTATTAAAGGCTGA
- a CDS encoding Crp/Fnr family transcriptional regulator, whose product MEQIRQYFEKNVRLTDKDWQFFSSKLIRKEFPKNYILLKTGQTENYLSFVKTGIVRSYIPKEENDLTFAFIFDNNFVSGYNSFLTQTPSSYNIETLTKTTLWRLTYNDLQSIYKKTEIGNTIGRQASEDLFLKKSQRELSLLNETAEQRYLNLFTEQPKLIEKIPLKYISSYIGVTPQALSRIRKRIFLT is encoded by the coding sequence ATGGAACAAATACGACAATATTTTGAAAAAAACGTTAGGCTGACAGACAAAGATTGGCAGTTTTTTTCTTCAAAACTCATAAGGAAGGAGTTTCCTAAAAATTATATTCTCTTAAAAACGGGACAAACAGAAAACTACCTTTCATTTGTTAAAACAGGCATTGTGCGTTCCTATATTCCAAAAGAAGAAAACGACTTGACATTCGCTTTTATATTTGACAACAACTTTGTAAGTGGCTATAATTCATTCCTCACCCAAACACCTTCTTCTTACAACATAGAGACGCTAACAAAAACAACGCTTTGGCGACTGACATATAACGACCTGCAAAGCATATATAAGAAAACTGAAATTGGAAACACCATTGGACGACAGGCAAGCGAAGATTTGTTTCTCAAAAAATCCCAAAGAGAACTTTCGCTTCTAAACGAAACTGCCGAACAGCGTTACCTGAATTTATTTACCGAACAACCTAAACTCATAGAAAAAATCCCATTGAAATATATTTCTTCATACATTGGTGTTACCCCACAAGCGTTGAGCAGAATACGTAAACGTATTTTCTTAACTTAG